The Lacerta agilis isolate rLacAgi1 chromosome 14, rLacAgi1.pri, whole genome shotgun sequence sequence ctccagcaccataattcaaaagcatcaattctacggcgatcagccttctttatggtccagtctcacttccgtacattactactgggaaaaccatagctttaactatacggacctttgtcggcaaggtgatgtctttgctttttaagatgctgtctaggtttgtcattgctttctcccaagaagcaggcgtcttctaatttcgtgacttctgtcaccatctgcagtgatcatggaacccaagaaaatgaaatctctcactgcctccatttcttccccttcaatttgccaggaggtgatgggaccagtggccatgatctttgtttttttgatgttgagcttcagaccatattttgcgctctcttctttcaccctcattaaaaggttctttaattcttcctcactttctgccatcaaggtagtatcatcagcatatctgaggttgttgatattttttccggcaatcttaattccggctcgggattcatccagtccagcctttcgcatgatgaattctgcatataagttaaataagcagggagacaatatacagccttgtcgtactcctttcccaattttgaaccagtcagttgttccatatccagttctaactgcagcttcttgtcccacatagagatttctcaggagacaaatgaggtgatccggcactcccatttctttaagaacttgccatagtttgctgtggtcgacacagtcaaatgcttttgcatagtcaatgaagcagaagtagatgtttttctggaactctctagctttctccataatccagcgcatgtttgcaatttggtctctggttcctctgccccttcgaaatcacACATATACAAATCCCTTATTATGCAGTTAATGTGTGTTTTCCTGATATTTATATAGGGCTGGACACTCCCTTTCATGAGGCCAGTTTTTCCCCCAAAAAGGGAGTATTTATGAGTGATTTTTTTTAGGGTAGGTAAGAGCAATTCCAAATTGCTACGGATAATACCTCTCATCTTCACCTTAAACATTCATGTAAAGTCCTATCTTGCAAGCCAATGATTTTCTTCAATTATGAGAATACTTCGCTTctcataaaacatttttttttgttggtcCTACTCTTTTTGCACTGGAAGATTCCAGGCAGATTGTCCCAGTTCAGCTCTTTCTCTGAAGACTGCCTAAGAAATCAGTGGTGGACTGTCGTAGTCCTGTGCTACCAGCCAAGACAGAGCTCAGTGGAGGaagaagccagccaaccagccaagtaTCAGAGGGGTACGTtcctggaggcagagtccatatacaaCATCCAATCCAGTCCTgaggtcaggagtatctcagttcaccTAGCCAGACGATCCAGGGGGTCAAGAAAGCTGAGGGTCCAAGAgtgcaagaagcagcaaggtctggtcAGGAAtgacaaatgttgtttccagcaactgactgaggctggaagccctgcttaagaaagctggagtcagctggttctcatcaggagcaagaaggctgatcagcagcaggtggagtcacttcaccttctgctccttcaggctgctgctcagcaggtgtagctgactcctggcccaagACACGGACATAGGAGTCCCACCcaataaaataattgagggggcacccccccaagttgatggacattgccattcaaatggtttgtgtgcaCCACGtaatgtgatcaattatgtggggcagggctgacCTGCCACCCCCCTCAATATTGGCAGGGCttaaagttggcacccctggtggtGGAGACATTGTTTAATTGTATTGAACCATCACACTGTTTGTAACAGGAATATAAGAGTTATACATGAATGATTAAATTTAGAACCATCTGATGTGTATGTGGGGGAGATTGTTCTTCTTTTAATCTTAATTGAATACCCCCCTTTAAAGAATCCCCATTAGTCTTCATATCAAGTGTCCATGTGTattgaataaaaggtaaagggacccctgaccattaggtccagttgtggccgactctggggttgcggcgctcatctcgtgttcctgtccgagggagccggcgtacaggttctgggtcaagtggccagcatgacaaagccgcttctggcaaaccagagcagcacaccgaaatgccgtttaccttcccgccggagccatacctatttatctacctgcacttgatgtgctttcgaactgctaggtgggcaggagctgggaccaagcaacaggagctcaccccatcgcggggattcgaaccaccgaccttctgatcagcaagccctaggctctgtggtttaacccacagtgccacctgcgtccctgtgtATTGAATACTCTAAAACAAATTCAACATACAACATGCTGGGTTGTACCAATCTCCTTTGTTTATACTCACAGAACCCCATTTTATCTGGAAGAGCATTCAAACAGCAGAATGGACAAAGGGATAGATATTTTCAATTCCCCTTCCACCTGTCATCCACATGTGCATCCCTGAAATATTTGTCAGGTGTAGGAACTCCAGTGATTCAAAAAGCCTTCTGTGGGTTGATGAACGCAATTCGTTACAGCCTCTGCCTTCTCTTCTGCAGTCAGTGTTGACATTTATTGGCCGGATCAAGGTAATGAAATGCAATTGGTTCTTTGGGTTCTTGCCATGGCAAGAATGAATTATCACTAAGATGAAGTTTATATGAAGGCACTTGGGGATGATCATTACTGAGTACCAAGAAGGTTCAGCTTCATACATAATGCCAGGGGAACCCAAGTCTCATACAAAGACCTTCTGATCTCACGGCCATTACCCAGATAACCAAAAATACAATGAGCACCCTCAGTGGCCACACAATGCTGCCGACTGTCTGTTGTGAATGGTGAAGGAAAACCAGTTTGTGTGGTGGTGTCAGTGGAATGGTGCATCTTGAgaaagggccatagctgtcaacttttcccttttcttgcgaggaatcctattcggaataagggaatttccctttcaaaaaagggggaaagttgacagctatggaaaggGCATGACATTTCCACACTTCATGGGACTATTTGCACCCTGCATATACTGGTACTTACGCCCACCATTCCAGACAAACACCATCAGACTTTAGCTTCAGACAGTAGGTGTCTCTCAAAAGCCAGTTTCTAACCATCAGTGGTGAGACTACATGGGaagtaaaatgcacacacacccttcagtcTTACAGGGATTGTTTTAAGAGGAAacagaagccacagaagagatgGGGTGCATCAAATTTTGGCGTGTAGGACACAGTGATCTTTTAAACCCTTTCCTTCCTGGCTGTGGCCACAATGGAAATTACAGTGGAATAGGCCCTCTGTCTTCCAGCGGCAGAAGGCATACGTAAGATGTTTCAGATTATATTGGTGCAGGCACTACTGTAATGCTCAAGTTGCCATGCAAAGAAAGCATGGTAATGATGAACCCAAGAAATCCCAAAAGCCACATGTCATCACGAAGGAACTTGATCAATGGTTTATTGTCACGGAATAAATGGTTGAGATTATATATCTGTCAATATAGCCTATACCGAGCTGGTTGGACTAATGGCCTGTCTCAGTATAAGACAAGttcctgtattttttattttggataaATTTAAAAGAGGTTCCTAGACTGGTGGTATCCCTCCCAGAAACCCCAAAAGAAAAGATGCAGGCTCCAAGTGGAAAATATAGAAAATATACAAATGTGCATAGGGACACCCTCAAAAATAAACAGGCTGCAAAGAACCACATCCAAATCAATGTTTCTTATACACTTCCAGATTACACATGTGATTTCTACTCACCTCTCACAGGATCAAGGCAACCTTAATAGTTGCAGCCCAATGTCATCAACCTGAACCAACCAGATCAGCCCTCCTCATAATATCATATGTTTACATACATCATTTTTCAAAgtctttctttattatttttatttatcaattaaatttgtataccgcccttcatctgcaggtctcagggcagttcacaacataagaatgcaatataaaagcacaaaatacttaataaaaccAAGAACTAAAAAGCACAAACCAATAAAAACCCCTTCCCCACCACATTTTCCTATTCATTAAATTTCTCCCCATATCCTGTTCTATCTACAAAACAATCCAAGATTGATGACAATTGCCATGCCTTTTTTAATGCAGACAATGGGCACCATAGATCCTAAcagctaccatatttttctgtgtataagacgcccccatgtataagacgctccctattttgggggactccaaattacgaaaacacccctcagcaccacacgtgtataagacgagccccaattttaaacatatttttttgggggggcgggggaccctagtcttatacatggaaaaatacggtaatcattTTCAGTGTTTCAGGATGAACATTTGCATTTACAGTTCTGTACTGTAAAAGGTCTGGAAGGGCCTCCTCTTTTCACCATTTTGTTTGGGGATTGATAAAAGGTGATGCCATTTTGACTCCTCTCTGAAAGGATAGAAGTACAGTCTCAAATGATTTCCACTCATTGTGATAATGCCCACTTCCTCAGACAGTCTTTGAAGGCCTCCTTGACCTTCTCATTCCTTAGactataaataaaagggtttagTAACGGTGTTACAATGGCAGTAAAAACTGCAACTACCTTCCGTACCTGCCGAGAAAATCCTTGGCTAGGTAAAGAGTACATGAAAATTGCACTGCCAAAAAAGATGGAGGCCACAGTGATATGAGCAGCACAGGTGGAAAATGTCTTTTGTCGACCCTTGGCAGAGTGCATGCGCAAGATGGTGACAATGACGTAGATGTAAGAGATGACAGTGACAAACAAAGAGCTCAGGAGCACCACTGAGGACAAGACACTCTCCAGAGCCAATTGGAAATTCACATCATTGCAAGAAAGCTTTATCATTGGGGCATAGTCACAGAAGAAATGGTCTATAGTGTTAGGGCCACAGAAGGATAGGTTGAAGAGCAAAATGATGGGGCCAAGTGTGGAGAGGAAACTACCAATCCAGCAACCCAGGACCAAATTGGTACACACCCAACCATTCATGATGATGGTATAGCGAAGAGGTTTGCAGATGGCAACGTAGCGATCAAAGGCCATCACAGCAATAAGGATGGTTTCTGTGGTTCCAAGAAAGAAGTAGAAATAGCACTgagacacacaccccaagaaaGAGATGGCTTTGTTCATGGAAAGGAGGTTCACCAGCATCTTGGGGGTGATTGACAAGACAAAGAGGACCTCCAGGAGGGAGAGGTTGCAAAGGAAAAAGTACATGGGGGTTTGGAGGCGCTGGTCCAGACATACCAGTGTGATGATGGTGAAATTCCCAGCTACCGTTAACAGGAAAACAAGAAGCAGCACCACAGAAAACAGTATCTCCAATGGCCTAGGAAGATGGAAGCCAGTTAAGATGAACTCAGACACCTGCTCCACGCTGCTCTGATTCCTCAACCACAGTCTGAACTGCAAAATCGGCAAGTGAAGATACATGCAAATTACACACGTTGTAGTTTGTGTGATTTAAGGTTgccacatttcccccttctgagATTTCAGATATACAAATGCCCATTATCTCCACCCTAAAAAGTATTCTCTTATATTACAGTTACTTCTTAAATTTTCCGATACTTCCCTTTTCATAaattcagaatcatagaatcatagatttggaagagaccacaagggccatccagtccaaccccctgccaagcaggaaacaccatcaaagcattcctggcttTCCATCCAGAAACTGATTTCATTCTGGCACACAGTTACCCTATCTTAcctaggttccccaccccacactttatTTCAATTTTGTTTCAGACTTTTCAACAGTTTCAGTTTCTCCACTGCTTagtggcttagaatcatagaatcatagagttgggaagagaccacaagggccatccagtccaaccccctgccaagcaggaaacaccatcaaagcattcctgacagatggctgtcaagcctccgcttaaagacctccaaagaaggagactccaccacactccttggcaccaaattccactgccgaacagctctcactgtcaggaagttcttcctaatgtttaggtggaatcttctttcttgtagtttgtatccattgctctgtgtccacttctctggagcagcagaaaacaacctttctccctcctctatatgacatccttttatatatttgaacatggctatcatatcaccccttaaccttctcttctccaggctaaacatacccagctccctaagccattcctcataaggcatcatttccaggcctttgaccatcttggttgccctcctctggacacgttccagaacatcatcatcatcatcatcattattattgttgttgttgttgttgttgttgttattattattattattattattattattattattattattactactactactactactactactactactattattcctGTCTTCCTAACAATGAGAGGTTCCATATAATTGTCCTAGGTTGGCCTTTTCTCAGATCAATGCCTAACAAGTAGGTGATAGAAAAGttgattaccatatttttctgtgtataagactagtttttttttacaccccccccccaaaaaaaaggtttgaaattggggctcgtcttatacataggtagtgctgaggggtgttttcttaatttggagtcccccaaaatagggcgcgttttatacatgggggtgtcttattcacggaaaaatacggtatctgtaCTGAAAAACATCACCATCCCATGCATGAAAAAAATGAGTATAACAGTAGCATAATAGGCATGTTTGAATGATTCAGTTTAGAGCTGTCTGATGTGACGAGGGAGACGAACCAATTGCTCTTCTATTAACTAATTCACATACCTCTTTAAAGAACCCCCATTATTCTTAAAACCCAATGTATGTGTATAgtgaatattctaaaataaaCAGCCaacattattttgttttatccagtGGCTCCCACTGAGCATTCAGTCAGTAGATTGGAGAAGGGAACATATATTTCTGATTCCCTTTCCACATTGCAGACCCATATGCACCCCAAAATCTTACTCAGAAGGTGTTGCTGGGGTGAGGTCAGAGCAGTATGGAAAACGGTGCCGGTGgaaggggaaattggcaaaaaacgGTATCTTCTCCTGCTCCAGCACCGTAAGACTCCAAAGAATTAGAAAGTCACATACAAAATTTAGTACATCCTCTAAATTTCCTTATGTAGCTGGCGGCCAAATCAAGATAAGAAATAAAATGTTGGTTCAATGCCCCCCTAATCTTACCATGACTTAGTGCAGTGTCCTCGTTCTTTTCTACAGAATGTGCTGTCAGTGAGACAGAGTTTATATGAAGTTACCTGGGAATGATTATTACCGAGTCCTAAAAGCTCCCAGCTGCATACCTAACGTCAGGGGAACCCAAGTCTCAAGCGAAGTCCTCCTCATCTCACTTCCATTGCCTAGAGAGCCAAAAGTACAGTGAGCATGCTCCATAGCCATGGAATGCTGCTAGCTCACTGTCAATGGTGATGATGGTGGAAATCCGATGGGAGGGGTAATGGAATGACCTATCTTGCAAAAAGGCCATGGCCAACTCATTGACATCTCAACACTTCAATTGCCACAAAAGCATCCTCCTCCGCTTTCATTTCTGTCCACCCCCACTACACTCACTTTCAGACCTTAGCTACAGACAATAGGTGTCTCTCAAGGGCTATTTACAAACCAACATGGGTCATCCGAAATGTGAAGTTAAATGCATTTCTAGGTTTACaggaatcattaaaaaaaagtagCCACAGGTCAGGGAGACATCAAGTTGGGGACTGTAGGATacaggggtgggggtgttaaCATTTTCCTTCTGGCTTTGGTCACAATgtctcagggttccttccaactccatgattctatgaaaaatccTCTCCCCCACCTGCCAGCCTCTAATGGCATTGAGAAGAAAGCTCCCATTTGAGTCAAAGAAAGGGGCTGGAGAGAGATTTGGGTAAATAGctggaagggaaagggttaaaaaaCGTTCCATTCCCTCCATAGTTGTGAgctgaatcatcatcatcacattatGATGCAagcatttaatttgttttaatattaacAATGTtgaccctgatttttttttattaaaagtatATGACTTTGACCTCAGTTAtgaattttatttgttgttcagttgtttaatcgtgtccaactcttcgtggccccatggacaacagcacgccaggcacgcctatctttcactgcctcccgcagtttggccaaactcatgttagtatgtTAGTAGAATTTTATAGCAATGCTATTTAAttcttcccagtagtgatgtatggaagtgagagctggaccataaagaaggctgatcgtcgaaggattgatgcttttgaattatggtgctggaggagacccttgagagtcccatggactgcaagaagttcaaacctatccattttgaaggaaatcagccctgagtgttcactggaaggacagatcctgaagttgatcctgaagctttggccacctcatgagaagagaagactccctggaaaagagcctgatgttggtaaagacggagggcacaaggagaaggggacgacagaggacgagatggttggacattgttctcgaagctaccaagatgagtctgactaaactgcgggaggcagtggaagacaggagtgcctggcgtgctctggtccattgggtcatgaagagtcggacacaactaaacaactaaacaacaacaacatttaattcTTACTTGCCTTGCTTCTTATCTCACCATTCCGTGGTTCCtgcccccattttatcttcacaacagctctGCAAAGGATGTTAAGCTGAGAGAGAGTGCCTTGCCCAAGGAAAGTTTCCGAGTTCTCTGGGGATATGAACCTTGCCCTCCTGGGTTTAAGCTTAGCCCACCCAGCCCTAGATACAACATGGCCTCTTCATTTCACTCCCCCATTTCAAGTATGGAGTCCGTAGAATCAAAACAAGAGAGGGTTAAATTAGTCATCCGTTACtcagaacacatttaaaaaattctttccagtagcaccttagagactaactaagtttgttcttggtatgagcttccatgtgcatgcacacttcttcagatacagtgtgcacgcacacaaaagctcataccaagaacaaacttagttggtctctaaggtgccactggaaatattttttattttttatttttttttttgtttcaactactgcagaccaacactgctacctacctgtaatcagaaCACATAGATCTTCTGGGAACCTATAATCTTCTGGGAACCTATAATGAGCCACAATTGTGACAAAACCAGATATCTGTACGTCAATATTTCTATACAGCTTTCAAATATGAAAAAGAAAGGAGATACCAGGGGGCTAATCATTCACAAAAGCTGGTCCATGGTCCTTTACACTGTGGTTGGCACAGGCACAATATTGAAGGCACGAAATAATTTGCAAGGTaagctttaggaaggaggggtgGCTCAGATCCTCtgtcaggaatggggagcctgtggctctgcagatccttttggacttcagctcccacactccttgaccattggccatgctggccggggctggtgggagctggagtccaacaacctctggaagacCTTAGGTCCATCAGCCATCTTAATATAAAATGGACCCCTATCTTTCTACCCACTGTTATCTGGATATACAAAATACATTGTAATGTTTCTGCAGTTTTCCAAGATAGCGGGGATGCCATTTGGAACCTGACTAAACACTGCACTATGCTGGTTCTTTTCCAAAGGTGACACACTTTAGAGTTACTGGGAGGGTGCGGAGAAATGATTTTCAGTAGCTTAGAATTTTGTACCTATCCACCAGgataaaaagcacacacaagcttagattcctctctttctcctgttCCATCCACCTCTGCCTTTCTTATGCTTTAGGCTACTCtttaaatataacaaaataaaaaataaaataaaaatccttgcagtagcaccttagagaccaactaagtttgttcttggtatgagcttccatgtgcctgcacacttcttcagataccgtgtgcatgcacacgaaagctcataccaagaacaaacttagttggtctctaaggtgctactggaaggatttttttaatttttaattttgttttgactatggcagaccaacactgctacctacctgtatctttaAATATAGTAAAGGTCAGCATAATTTCCTCTACTTTGTGTGTTTTGCTCATGTTTTGTAGGGGCCGTAGCCCAGCAGTAGAGATAATGGTTTTCTTGATTGAACTCAATCCTCAACATCAACACCATTAAGTAATTTAGATTGGCATATTTTAACTTGGGGGTTGCACACGTAATTGTCGACAGCTCTGTAGTAACAtgcttatgaacatttattcatttatgtgtTTACTTATATTTAtcgcattttaaaaatattttatttgttgaatataagaacaacatataatcaaatacaagcaatcaaatgtACATTTGTACACTGccattcatctgaagatcacagggtggttcacaacattatttatttatttatttatttatttatttatttatttcaacgtTGTCTATTTCTGTCCATCactttcttctcccaccccatCTCCAGTTCTAAAGAAGGCATGAAGTACAACCAAACAACAGTCAGTGAGTTTATCCTTCTGGGCTTCACCGACATTCGGAAACTGCAGCTCCTGTTGTTCACCGTCCTTCTCCTTTCCTACCTTTTGGCCATCCTAGGCAATGCTGTGATCATCACTGTCGCTCAAATAGATCACCGGCTACACACTCCTATGTATTTCTTCCTCCAGAATTTCTCTTTCTTGGAAATTGGCTTCACCACGGCAATCATTCCCCAAACCTTGGTCCATCTTTCAACCGGCAATAAAAACATCACTTACATTGGTTGCATGATACAGTCCTTCTTATATTTCCACCTGGGAACCACCGAGTTCTTCCTCTTAGCTGTCATGTCCTACGATCGATATGTAGCCATCTGCAATCCCTTGCGATATCCAGCCATCATGAACCATTACTTATGCATCATGCTGGTTGTGTTTTGTTGGGTTGGCAGTTTTCTCCTGATCATTGGTCCATCAGTGCTTTTCCTACAGTTTCCAATATGCAAGTCCAACGTCCTTGACCACTTCTTCTGTGACAATACACCGTTGATCAAACTCGTTTGTGGGAACACATCGCTTTTGGAATTCATTGGTTTCATCACTGCTGTGCTTTCCGTGCTGGGAAGCTTGGCGATGACAGTAATGTCATACGTCAATATAATCCGAACCATCTTACGTTTCCCCACTGCCACAGGG is a genomic window containing:
- the LOC117057296 gene encoding olfactory receptor 6M1-like, whose translation is MYLHLPILQFRLWLRNQSSVEQVSEFILTGFHLPRPLEILFSVVLLLVFLLTVAGNFTIITLVCLDQRLQTPMYFFLCNLSLLEVLFVLSITPKMLVNLLSMNKAISFLGCVSQCYFYFFLGTTETILIAVMAFDRYVAICKPLRYTIIMNGWVCTNLVLGCWIGSFLSTLGPIILLFNLSFCGPNTIDHFFCDYAPMIKLSCNDVNFQLALESVLSSVVLLSSLFVTVISYIYVIVTILRMHSAKGRQKTFSTCAAHITVASIFFGSAIFMYSLPSQGFSRQVRKVVAVFTAIVTPLLNPFIYSLRNEKVKEAFKDCLRKWALSQ
- the LOC117057297 gene encoding olfactory receptor 49-like; its protein translation is MKYNQTTVSEFILLGFTDIRKLQLLLFTVLLLSYLLAILGNAVIITVAQIDHRLHTPMYFFLQNFSFLEIGFTTAIIPQTLVHLSTGNKNITYIGCMIQSFLYFHLGTTEFFLLAVMSYDRYVAICNPLRYPAIMNHYLCIMLVVFCWVGSFLLIIGPSVLFLQFPICKSNVLDHFFCDNTPLIKLVCGNTSLLEFIGFITAVLSVLGSLAMTVMSYVNIIRTILRFPTATGRQKAFSTCASHFIVVSITYGSCIFLYIKPTQSSKVEFGKMVAVLNTVVSPLLNPFIYSLRNKQVQEALRNLFGQLKNHC